In Epinephelus fuscoguttatus linkage group LG6, E.fuscoguttatus.final_Chr_v1, the DNA window GACATGTGTCTAGCCTaaaatttgattacttttcctAAAGCAACCCAaagtttgcaaaaatgtaaatatttaagAACTTTATGTTTGTATAGGTGCTACAGATTCTTGCACATTGAGGCTGTTCAAGGTCAAATGTGACCTGCTTCTGTTGAAATGGATTTTAGATCCACCATCTCTTTGTATATTTTTGCTGTTGAAGGTTAAGTAGGCCTTCCAGAGCTGCAAAAAATACTGCAAAACGGCGACAACTTgctgcaaatacaaattaactAATTAAATGAATAGTAATTGGTTATGATAATACAGCAgctgtgagttttttttttattatgactgttatgttttttaatgtgtcacAGTAGATAAACCAGTGGCGTAATGCCTAAAAAATACACCCTCCCTGCTCTCTAAAACATTAATTAAGGATTAATGGCCCATTTATTAATGTCAGATAGGCTATTTATACATTCTAAACACATCGACAACAAAAATTCGATATAGACACTTGTTTTGGGGGGATTCTTTGGCTGGGTCAAAACTAACCAGACCATACTGTGCAGGTGTAGAATATGAACACTAAGggttaaaaaatgtttcttgCACTAATTCATAACTCATAAACCAATAATTATCAACAGTTTCCCCCCTGGAGTCTGCAGACGCTTAATTTCCTGTCCTATTGATAAGATAAGTGTTTATAAAGAGACACTGTGACGTCTAAATTAATGCGCAGGCTGTTTGAGGATAAAGATGAGCAATAAAACGGTCACATGTATCTTTTAAAAGATTTGATTTCCCTCTATCAAAATGAAAGCCTTCAAAGCAGCTTTTAAAGCTTTAATAACAGACAACATCGGTGAGGACAAACATCTACAAACCGAACGTTACTTCTCTGAGCATGAGCAGTTCAAACAGTATCTGTGAGCATTTGTTATCTTGTATATTCTTCACAGTAGTCACCTATCTTACCTTCCCTTTCACTGAGCAGAGAATTTGTTCCATTTAAATTGCAGCCAACATGAAACTACGAAAATAAGAATGATTTTAAAAGTGAAGTTTGAGCAATGATTTATTGTAACAATTAGGATCCATCTCATACTGAATCTGGCTTACACCAGAACCATCAGTGGCCCTGCGAGGGTGCCAAGACAAGAGAGCCAAGGTCTCACCGACCAGGTCTGTCAGTCCGGGTCCAGCACTACAGGCGTAATGAGGAACACATGGCCTGACAGCCACGAGCCAAGGCAGATCTCAGGACGGTGTGTGAGAAGTGGAGACACAGAGATGTACTTTCATTAAAACGTATTAATTAAACGGCTCTGTTAAGAGCACTTTGTGCACATAAAAGTCATAAATCATGATTCAGTGCAGTAAAGACTCCTTTTccatctgttttctgtcttctaCCTCCATCTAGTGGTGTTAAGAGTAAACAAATAACCACTCTATAGCATAACCTGTTGCCAGCTACAGTATTTCTTCATCTTAAACACAGGGTATAGATATGACTTGTTTGATTTGCTTAACTGTTAACCTTTATAGCCCCTGTACACGCAGTAGATAAACCCAGCAGATGGCCTGTCTGCTTTtgaaaaaatgaagggaacCGATTGTTAAATCACACTTTGTTCTCTATTATCATTTAATAAATGTTCATTGTCATTACTGTATTAATTTTGAGATATTAGTATAATTAACTTtaacaaacagcaacacaggTATGCACATTGCCGGCCTCTGTGTGCATTTGATTTAGGTCAGCAAACTCAAGTTTCTCAAAACATACTTTTACAGGAAGgcttttttttacagtaaatctgttgtgtgtgtagtttctatccttctctgtcattttactatttattcatttttattacacACTCTGATTTATCTGGTCTGCAccaatatttaatgtttttattgctgttttttactTGATGATACACACTATTTTACCtcataaagcactttgtaactgtgttttgaaaggcgctatacaaataaagtttattaattTTAGAGCAAAATGTGGCATCTGTACTTTTACAGCATAGCTGATCTCAGCCATGGTCGTCTTTATTGTTATTAAATATCCCAGAGTATCAGATTTGGCTGCCttaacaagataaaatacacacTGTTAAACATTTTGATGAGTAGTTACTTCTCTCCAACCTCCACCAGAGGGCAGTGTGCCACTGTTGCCTTATGGAAGGGGGCAACCAGGTGAGTGTTTTTCAAGGTCAGTATTACACATCACAGTGGTTATTTGGGCAGGTAATAGGGTTCTGTGAGTGTACAGCAACATAGTACAGGACCAAAATCATACCACAGTTGTCCTGATAGGTACGCATTAGTTTACTTAGATAACACTCTGCTGTCAGAGTCAGTTCAACCAATTATATGCCAGATTATGATGTGTTTAAATGAGTTGATGTTACTAACAGATCCACCACATCGCTTATGAATGCTTTCTTAATTCCAATCACATCAGCTAAGACTAAATATGCCATAGGCGGCGGAAGAAGACATCACTATTAATAAGCctcccactgacacacacacacacatacagcatacACTGTCAGGAAATGACAGAGCGAAGGGTTGGTCTGTCTTTAGCAGGGCTGCAGTGGTTGCACCATTTGCTCACATGCTGGCagaagcatacacacacacacacacacacacacacacacacacagaaaccatCTCTGAACTCATCCATGAGAAAAGGAtctgagctgtggaggagctgaGTTAgccgcacagacacacacagatagacacacacacacactgaacgcCTGAGCCCCCATTGGTCGGCGTCTCTCCACCCCACCGCGGGAGTCTCTGAGGGGTCTGCTGCAGTACTCTGCTCCAGGGGCCTGGAAACGCTGGAGTgagccattttttttcccttactTCTATTTTTGGGCTAGATATCGGAGGTCCACAGCCTCCCTCATTTTCCACTGTTTTCCAACATACTGGTTCCCAGTGTACGCTGCTCGTACAGCTCTGGTGCCTTCTCTGCAGATACAAACAGCAGTAAGGCCTGTAGCTCAGACAGGCAATATGATACCACTGAGACAACAGGAATCTGTGCAATAAGCTAGTGAGGAAGGACGCATAAATTGTGCCTCTGCTGCAGGGCCCAGGGGCAGTAACCCAGTGCTCAGCCAGCCATGTAGACTCAGGCCTCAGCTAAAAGAATTTGGAAAGGACCCTTCCTGCAGCCCATCCCCCCATAAGTGAAGACATGACTTAACCAGCCTCCTCCCAAGTGAGCGAGGAATCCACGACCAGTGTTTTGCTGTTCAACCTAAAGGTTTTACGCCTCCTGTCCTCTATTGTACTgacactgactgctgtgtgtgtgtgtgtgtgtgtgtgtgtgtgtgtgtgtgtgtgtgtgtgtgtgtgcttaaaaACACTGCATCGATCAGCAGACACTACACTGTAGTTAGTTTGCAATAACACTGTGATGGTGTGGGGAGTATCAAGAACATCCTGGATGAGTACTGAAGAGGACAATCCTCACATCACAAAGGCTATTTAGAGCTCCCTCTACTTATCACAGGGGTGTTACACCTGAGGGAGGACATTAGGAAATAAAGGCAGGGAACAATAGGTGAGTTGTTTGTCATTAACAAGCACAGGGGTAACTATAGAAGTGAATGGTTGTACTGAAATGTGCATAACAGAATGATACACATGGGCAAAAGTTACAGGCATGTTAATGTGTCTGCTGTGAATATTTACACAGACAAAAATGATAACTGAAAACAGGCTGGTGCACAGAAAACGCCTGCACGTTGTGGGTCTGCAGGCACAGCCGGCAGGGGATCAATCAATCTCATCAGGGGAAGCTCTTCATCCTTAGTGCTGGAGTAAAACACAAGAGTATCTGCCCACATTCATAAAATAGAGGGAGGTCCCTAATTCCACAATAGCCTATAGGGCTTCAGATTCATGTAGGAACCTGTCAGAGGGAAGAAGCATGTTTATGAATGAACAAGCTGCTTCTCTGCCCGAGCTCTGAGTGTAGTCTGTTTAAGCAAACGGGTGAATAAGGAGTCCCTGTGTGATGTGGAAACATCCATCATAGCATTTTAATCATGTTGTGTGCCTTTTACGCATTTCCTCATTATGGATGAATACATACAAGCTGTAGCctaataaagttaaaaacagaTGAGGTTTGGGGGGGGGAGTGTGTGCAGTTTGTGAGCTGTTAAAGTTTTCACCCTGGCAGCTGTTAGGTTcagacagctgattgacagtaTGTGATTTTGATGTTTGGATTTTTACGCAGTGGTTTGTGTATCTCCGCGGCCTCAGAGATGGGTATCCGGCTTATTGATAGTGGTGAATGCCAGCGGGCATTAGAACAGCAAGCGGCCATCTGCCAGCCTAGCGAACTAGCAACCCCACCAGCTGCAGTCGCAAAACGCCCTACAAAGCAGGACATGCATGCAGCTTCTGACGTCTGCGGCCACACTGCGCTACAAAGCCCAGAAAAACCAGGAGCGGAAACAATGAGAATCAAGCTTATAGACGCCGCATAGGTCCACGACCAGCAAGTTTTTTGAGAAGAGGCTGCCGTTAAGTGCACATCAGTTCATTTCGGAGGACCGGTTTGTGCGATTATGTTCCCATGTtgaaaaaatatacataaaaagACTCATGCAGGGGCACTTTAATACCCCGACATGGCGACGGCAAGAAAAGGGAGAGAGCTTTTTACTATTTTGGAAACTAGCGCGGACACAGAAAGTACCACGGTGTGCGACAGCCAAGACTCTCCGCTTAATCTTTCAGCCGATGTGAAGTGGTTTGAGATTCCGTACAGAAAGCCAGACTCGGACGAGGAAGACGAAGtgcgggaggaggaggacggcGAGGGGGAGAATGGATTCACGAGCACAGCAGCAGCCGCGGCGGAGACTGCAGACGCGGCCAGCTTCATTGCAGGAggctgcaacataattttggtCACTGGTAGTAATGGGATCAAGCACGACGAGGAGGAGTACGCAGAGGACTGTTATTATTCTACCTCCACTAACTGCTCTGATACCACCTCAAACGATTCGGATATTGATTTCTCCGatttggaggaggaggagcgcaGGAGTTTTTTCAGCTTTGAAGATGACTCGGACGAGGACTGCACTTCTGCCGACTTCTGGGGTGAACCTGATCAGGTAATTTCAATCGAACCTTTCTCCGCTGTCAGCGGCCCTCAGCACTCGCTGGGGGACGATGCTGACACCCGTGACTATTTCCGGATACTCTTCCCAGATTCTCTTTTTGAACACATGgtagaacaaacaaacaaatacgcCCTCTATCGGCAAAGGAGGAGTGGAAAATCAGACCCCCACTGGCACCCCACTGATGTCAGAGAGATGAAAGCTTATGTAGGTCTCAACATTCTGATGGGCATCAATCAGCTTCCAGACACTGGCATGTACTGGGCCAGTGACATTTTCATAGGCAACGCAGGCTTTAAAAAAACTATGACAGCCAGGCGCTTTGAGAAGCTCACCCAGTATCTCCAGCTGTGTGACCGTGAGGCTGAGCCTGTGCGTGGGGAGCGTGGGTATGACGCCCTCTTCAAAATCAGGCCTCTCCTTGATGTGGTGGAGAACACCATGTGGGATGCATACACACCCAATCGCTGTTTGACCATAGACAAGTGTGCCATTGTGATGAAGGGACGTTTCTCCCCCACCCAGTACATGCCCTCCAGGCCCCTGAGGAAAGGGCTGACTGTGTGGATGCTGTGTGACTCGCGCACTGGCTATTGCCACCGGGCCAAGATCTACGTAGGCAAGCCCGGTGAAGATGAGGCAGCCGCCTCCTTGGGCTACAGGGTGGTGACCTCCCTAGTGCGCGGCCTGGAGGGTCAGTACCACCATCTCTTCATGGACAGCTTCTTCACCTCAGTGCCCCTCCTCCAGCGGCTGCTGAGGGATGGACTGTACGCCTGCGGGCCCACCCAGCCAGGGCGTAAAGGTTACCCAGAGGTCCTGCGCCCACGTAATGTCGGAAAGCTGTCCCAGGGTGAGTTCTACCAGTGCCAGCGTGGCAACCTGGTCGCCACGGTGACACGGGATGCCAAGGTGGTGAGCTGCCTCTCCACTAACTCTGCCCCAGGGATTGTGGGTATCA includes these proteins:
- the LOC125890525 gene encoding piggyBac transposable element-derived protein 4-like; protein product: MATARKGRELFTILETSADTESTTVCDSQDSPLNLSADVKWFEIPYRKPDSDEEDEVREEEDGEGENGFTSTAAAAAETADAASFIAGGCNIILVTGSNGIKHDEEEYAEDCYYSTSTNCSDTTSNDSDIDFSDLEEEERRSFFSFEDDSDEDCTSADFWGEPDQVISIEPFSAVSGPQHSLGDDADTRDYFRILFPDSLFEHMVEQTNKYALYRQRRSGKSDPHWHPTDVREMKAYVGLNILMGINQLPDTGMYWASDIFIGNAGFKKTMTARRFEKLTQYLQLCDREAEPVRGERGYDALFKIRPLLDVVENTMWDAYTPNRCLTIDKCAIVMKGRFSPTQYMPSRPLRKGLTVWMLCDSRTGYCHRAKIYVGKPGEDEAAASLGYRVVTSLVRGLEGQYHHLFMDSFFTSVPLLQRLLRDGLYACGPTQPGRKGYPEVLRPRNVGKLSQGEFYQCQRGNLVATVTRDAKVVSCLSTNSAPGIVGISPGRQQPETDGEGESDSMNCSGLSFGVPRPLPLLLYQENMRGVDLCDQLRECYQVGRPCKKWWRYFLWFYVNLCIVNAYIILRESRGGTPPAGFNGKQFTQRHFRVRLAQQLIGDYQGARGMERAARKRHADSPIEYGHRLERMSERSRRCRNCTNKGLRHESVFGCKICNVHLCRGGCFSEFHK